From a region of the Nonlabens dokdonensis DSW-6 genome:
- a CDS encoding exonuclease domain-containing protein codes for MYAIVDVETTGGKYNEEGITEIAIYKFDGHEIVDQFASLVNPEKEIQPFVVKLTGINNAMLKRAPKFYEVAKRIIEITNDVTLVAHNAEFDHRMLRLEFERLGYDYQKPTLCTVELAQTLLPDQESFNLGKLTKALGIPITDRHRATGDALATVKLFKLLLQKDIDKNIISKSLKHHKPLKLQSNLKELLDDVPNSTGVFYIYNKNNEIIYISKSKNIKRRVTQLFTGSNGKSKAIQKQVSEVKYEKTGSQLISILKEYIEVRKHKPFLNGKPKKSNFSHGLYISKDQNENQQLNIKSVKSNPDYSISFSSYRSGLTFIEKQLEDIDIADAGKATDILIEKIENLYTLKNKSKIIVDRGREASERSVILIVNGKVLGYAYVNLRIQMTDVKMLKSLLTPLESSDQITHIISSYLIYKRVYQVIDL; via the coding sequence TTGTACGCAATTGTAGATGTAGAAACCACTGGTGGAAAGTATAACGAAGAAGGAATAACTGAAATAGCCATTTATAAATTTGATGGACATGAAATAGTAGATCAATTTGCAAGCCTAGTAAACCCAGAAAAGGAAATACAACCTTTTGTTGTTAAGCTTACTGGAATTAACAATGCGATGTTGAAAAGAGCTCCAAAGTTTTACGAAGTAGCTAAAAGAATTATTGAAATAACTAACGACGTTACTCTTGTCGCACATAATGCCGAATTTGATCATAGAATGCTGCGTCTAGAATTTGAGCGGCTGGGATATGATTATCAAAAGCCTACACTTTGTACTGTTGAACTAGCGCAAACTTTACTTCCAGATCAGGAAAGTTTTAATCTTGGAAAACTAACTAAAGCGTTAGGTATTCCTATAACTGATAGACATCGTGCAACTGGTGACGCATTAGCGACTGTAAAATTGTTTAAATTACTTCTACAAAAAGACATAGATAAAAATATTATCTCAAAAAGCCTAAAACATCATAAACCTTTAAAACTACAATCCAATTTAAAGGAACTGCTTGATGATGTCCCTAATTCTACAGGTGTTTTTTACATATATAATAAGAACAATGAAATTATCTATATAAGTAAGAGCAAGAATATAAAAAGAAGAGTTACACAACTCTTTACCGGATCAAATGGTAAATCTAAGGCTATCCAAAAGCAGGTGTCTGAAGTGAAATATGAAAAAACTGGTAGCCAGCTTATTTCTATTTTAAAAGAATATATTGAAGTACGCAAGCACAAGCCATTTCTAAATGGTAAACCCAAAAAATCTAATTTCTCACACGGTCTATATATTTCAAAGGATCAAAATGAAAATCAACAATTGAATATCAAATCTGTAAAAAGCAATCCTGATTATTCAATTAGTTTTTCCAGTTACAGGTCAGGACTTACTTTTATAGAAAAGCAATTAGAAGATATAGATATTGCAGATGCAGGAAAGGCAACTGATATTTTGATTGAGAAAATTGAAAACTTATATACTCTTAAAAATAAAAGTAAAATTATAGTAGATCGCGGTAGAGAAGCTAGCGAGCGCAGTGTGATTCTTATTGTGAATGGTAAAGTCTTAGGCTATGCTTACGTTAATCTGAGAATTCAAATGACCGATGTAAAAATGCTTAAAAGCCTTTTGACACCTTTGGAGTCTAGCGATCAAATCACTCATATCATAAGCAGTTATTTAATTTACAAAAGAGTTTATCAAGTAATTGATTTGTAG
- a CDS encoding SAM-dependent methyltransferase, with amino-acid sequence MEGKGRLFLIPVTLGEISPLEVLPLSVKKVIEMVDHYVVENEKTARRFIKSICPSKSQPSLNFSVINKFTEVSELPSFLQACLEGKNMGLMSEAGVPGIADPGADVVAIAHEKGIRVQPLVGPSSILMAMMSSGLNGQNFAFNGYLPIDKQERRKKIKELENISLKQNQSQSFIETPYRNNKMIEELILSLNGKTKLCIACDISLPTEFIRTMTVDLWKKQIPDIHKRPAMFIIQG; translated from the coding sequence ATGGAAGGAAAAGGAAGGTTATTTCTTATACCAGTAACATTAGGCGAGATAAGCCCACTTGAAGTATTGCCATTATCAGTTAAAAAAGTAATTGAAATGGTAGATCATTATGTGGTGGAAAATGAAAAAACTGCGAGAAGGTTTATTAAATCTATATGTCCTTCAAAATCGCAACCTAGCTTGAATTTTTCAGTTATCAACAAATTCACTGAAGTAAGTGAGCTTCCCTCCTTTTTACAAGCCTGTCTTGAAGGTAAAAACATGGGGTTAATGAGTGAAGCTGGTGTTCCTGGAATAGCAGATCCTGGTGCTGACGTAGTTGCAATTGCACATGAAAAAGGTATACGAGTGCAACCGTTAGTAGGACCTAGTTCTATACTCATGGCAATGATGTCTAGCGGTCTCAATGGCCAGAACTTTGCATTCAATGGTTACCTACCTATAGATAAACAAGAAAGACGCAAAAAAATTAAAGAGCTTGAGAATATTTCTTTGAAGCAAAATCAATCGCAGTCTTTTATAGAAACTCCATACCGCAATAATAAAATGATAGAAGAACTTATTTTATCGTTAAATGGAAAAACCAAACTATGTATTGCTTGCGACATAAGTTTACCTACAGAGTTTATTAGAACTATGACCGTGGATTTATGGAAAAAACAAATACCAGATATTCATAAAAGGCCAGCAATGTTCATAATTCAAGGATGA
- a CDS encoding T9SS type B sorting domain-containing protein, whose product MKKLLLLTFLFIPILTFAQLEAAWWFFGDNASVDFNSGAPMAAPAGSLATAEGCSAISDECGILQMYSDGTTVWDRNGNPMPNGTGLSGNSSSAQSAIIIPDLGASDRYFVITISQFAGLNYSIVDMSLRAGLGDVVPGRRDILIQQNTQEKVTATLSDDGTFYWILTFEDGGVYSAYPAAGGIILSSRGVDSTLPPTSTLTDDRGYIRLSPDGSKVANTSVTPAGTAYLAEFNNATGIVSNPIALTTSNNAIANFYGAEFSPNSELIYLNANSSPNGNGCNNAVNREILQYNINSGGGWNSTPFVFAANGAQNSERGALQLGIDGKIYHARACQPWLGVVRSPDAVGAAAGYTDDGLALNNNSREGLPPFITSFFEPSFSSFEAMSGGGGGTSRNQVNFCDQTPIQFEASTSDFCVTTTVSWNFGDGSPLVTTVNPIHTFPGPGVYTVTLTARNGGFRFIASSDITIYANPIANPVADVFLCDSDGDGIESRDLDLVETPQVLDMQTNPDFVVSYHLTQNAADNNVNPITLPYDFPIGTTPVYVRITNDENATSRLCFDSITFDVVVASGAGATRPTDLVNCDDDNNGFSVFDITSTEPEVLGGLPASAFTISYHTSAIDASTGASPIMNPATYTNATINTERIYIRLADNSPSGCTSTTEVDLFVWDTPTANTVMDIAVCDDLNDNSEDILLTDFDTEVLNGQTNPDYVITYHLTQAEADTGANDQVSPFNLTGTTTFFARIDNSNNEPCFDTTSFTVELNPVPVANPVATYRLCDDISNNNSEVFDLVSRNPEVLLGQVPADFNIEYFTTQAEADQGSVGGATPVSNMYSSGGQTMYVRIENNANRSCHSTTFFDIIVDDLPVEAPVVDLMLCDDDTNDGSEDINLSTRFDALIYNGQSMATFDVTYHATRADADAGTPVLTSPYTVVSGSNSIFARLTNPANTSCYAVTPINVILNEQAVANTVAEYRICDDSSNDSLEDFDLSTRNTDVLLGQNPANFTIEYFTSQADADLGSVGGATPLPTIYNSGSTTLFVRIETNSNSSCYDTEMFDIFVDALPRAGTPTDIIVCDDPSNDGTENVDLSQFDMTILDGQTNPSFNVTYHATQTDADNNASPLASPYTVTSATPNIFARIDNADNDTCYTTTTFRFVISPTPTANAVQDMITCDDPSNDGSEVFDLTMANAQVLAGQTPSDFTITYHTTSNGAMTGMGTDQITNDTAYASSTTTPETIFVRIEAVANPVCADTTSFTLTVSEQPTAGTAIDLVGCDDISNDGFEEFDFTSQDASIYNGQSTADFNVTYHTSQADADNDTGALSFPYTNVSRAQTIYARIENASNQDCYDVSTFRIEVFARPTIANQGPYTICAGVPETIDAGPGYSSYLWSTGEMTQTIDVSSGDDYTVTVTNSDGCDSTATITVVESDVAVIERIDVGQFEVNTNTLTAIVTGSGDYEFSLDNFVYQDSQRFTNLYPGFYTIYVRDKNGCGTVSMDAVIIGGPPYFTPNQDGYHDTWQVIAVSEIPDASIYIFDRYGKLLKQISATGPGWDGTYNGNPMPSSDYWYLVELTDGRSFKGHFALKR is encoded by the coding sequence ATGAAAAAATTACTCCTCCTAACGTTTCTGTTTATACCTATTTTAACTTTTGCTCAACTTGAGGCCGCATGGTGGTTTTTTGGAGATAATGCTAGTGTAGACTTTAATTCTGGTGCCCCTATGGCGGCTCCTGCTGGTAGTCTAGCTACAGCTGAAGGCTGTAGCGCGATATCTGATGAATGTGGTATTTTACAAATGTATTCTGACGGTACAACTGTATGGGATAGAAATGGAAACCCTATGCCCAATGGGACAGGATTATCTGGAAATTCTTCAAGTGCACAATCTGCCATTATAATTCCAGATTTGGGTGCGAGTGATCGTTATTTTGTTATTACTATTAGTCAGTTTGCAGGATTAAATTACAGTATCGTAGACATGTCCTTGCGTGCAGGTCTCGGAGACGTTGTACCAGGTCGTCGAGATATATTAATACAACAAAATACTCAAGAAAAGGTCACTGCCACTTTGAGTGATGATGGAACATTTTACTGGATTCTTACTTTTGAAGATGGTGGTGTTTACAGCGCTTACCCTGCAGCAGGAGGTATTATTTTAAGCTCAAGAGGTGTAGATTCTACACTTCCTCCTACTTCTACTCTTACTGATGATAGAGGTTATATAAGGTTATCCCCAGATGGTAGTAAAGTGGCAAATACATCTGTTACACCTGCTGGAACCGCTTATTTAGCAGAATTTAATAATGCCACAGGAATTGTTAGTAATCCTATAGCCTTAACTACCTCAAATAACGCTATAGCAAACTTTTATGGAGCAGAATTTTCTCCCAATTCGGAATTAATTTATTTAAACGCCAACTCCTCGCCAAATGGTAATGGTTGCAACAATGCAGTAAATAGAGAAATTCTACAATACAATATCAATAGCGGCGGTGGTTGGAATTCAACTCCGTTCGTATTTGCAGCAAATGGTGCTCAAAACAGTGAAAGAGGTGCTTTACAATTAGGTATTGATGGTAAAATTTATCACGCAAGAGCATGTCAGCCGTGGTTAGGTGTTGTACGATCACCTGATGCAGTAGGTGCTGCGGCAGGCTACACCGATGACGGTCTGGCACTTAACAACAATTCTAGAGAAGGGTTACCGCCTTTTATTACTTCATTTTTTGAACCTTCATTTAGTTCCTTTGAGGCAATGTCTGGTGGAGGTGGTGGCACATCAAGAAACCAAGTTAATTTTTGTGATCAAACTCCTATACAATTTGAGGCTTCTACCTCGGACTTTTGTGTGACTACTACAGTTTCATGGAATTTTGGAGACGGTAGTCCTTTGGTAACAACAGTAAATCCAATTCATACTTTTCCTGGACCTGGTGTTTATACAGTAACATTAACAGCACGCAATGGTGGATTTAGATTTATTGCTTCGTCTGATATTACCATATATGCTAATCCGATCGCAAATCCAGTTGCTGATGTATTTTTATGTGATAGTGATGGAGATGGAATTGAGTCTAGAGATTTGGACCTTGTTGAGACACCACAGGTCTTAGACATGCAAACTAATCCTGACTTTGTAGTTTCTTATCACCTTACTCAAAATGCAGCAGATAATAACGTAAACCCAATTACTTTACCTTATGATTTTCCTATAGGCACAACTCCAGTTTATGTGAGAATTACTAACGATGAAAATGCTACTTCAAGACTTTGCTTTGATAGCATTACTTTTGATGTTGTTGTAGCTAGCGGTGCAGGAGCAACAAGACCAACTGACCTGGTAAATTGTGATGATGATAATAACGGATTTTCAGTTTTCGATATAACCTCCACGGAGCCAGAAGTATTGGGTGGTTTACCAGCATCAGCGTTTACAATTTCGTATCATACAAGTGCTATTGATGCTAGTACTGGAGCAAGTCCAATAATGAACCCTGCGACTTATACAAATGCAACGATCAATACGGAAAGAATTTACATTAGATTAGCAGACAATAGCCCAAGTGGATGTACTTCTACAACTGAAGTTGATTTATTTGTGTGGGATACTCCAACAGCAAATACGGTAATGGATATTGCTGTTTGTGATGATCTTAATGATAATTCTGAGGATATTTTGTTAACAGATTTTGACACAGAGGTATTGAATGGACAAACTAACCCTGATTATGTAATTACTTACCATTTGACTCAAGCAGAGGCTGATACTGGTGCAAATGATCAGGTGTCACCATTCAACTTAACTGGTACAACTACCTTTTTTGCTCGTATTGATAATTCTAATAATGAGCCTTGTTTTGATACGACCTCGTTTACTGTTGAGTTAAATCCTGTACCAGTAGCAAACCCAGTAGCGACTTACCGCTTATGTGATGATATTTCAAATAACAATTCTGAGGTATTTGATTTGGTTTCTAGAAATCCAGAAGTATTGCTAGGTCAAGTTCCAGCAGACTTTAATATTGAATATTTCACAACTCAAGCAGAAGCTGATCAAGGAAGCGTAGGCGGAGCAACACCTGTAAGCAATATGTATAGTAGCGGTGGTCAGACCATGTATGTTAGAATTGAAAACAATGCAAATAGAAGTTGTCACAGCACAACGTTTTTTGATATAATTGTGGACGATCTTCCTGTTGAAGCTCCTGTTGTAGATTTAATGCTTTGTGATGACGATACCAATGATGGATCAGAAGATATTAATTTAAGCACACGATTTGATGCCTTAATCTATAACGGACAGAGTATGGCAACCTTTGATGTGACCTACCACGCAACTCGTGCTGATGCTGATGCTGGGACTCCAGTGCTAACAAGCCCTTATACGGTAGTGTCTGGATCAAATTCAATTTTTGCTAGACTAACTAATCCAGCAAATACTTCCTGCTATGCTGTCACACCTATTAACGTCATCCTAAATGAACAAGCGGTAGCAAATACAGTAGCTGAATACAGAATTTGTGACGATAGTTCTAATGATAGCTTAGAAGATTTTGATTTAAGCACCAGAAATACTGATGTTTTACTAGGTCAAAATCCTGCAAACTTCACTATTGAGTATTTTACCTCACAGGCAGATGCTGATTTAGGAAGCGTAGGAGGAGCAACTCCACTGCCTACTATTTACAACAGTGGTTCTACTACTCTTTTTGTAAGAATAGAAACCAATTCCAACAGCAGTTGTTATGATACAGAGATGTTTGACATTTTTGTAGATGCATTGCCTAGAGCAGGAACTCCTACTGATATTATAGTATGTGATGATCCTTCTAATGATGGAACAGAAAATGTAGATTTATCTCAGTTTGATATGACTATTCTGGATGGGCAGACTAATCCTAGTTTTAATGTAACTTATCACGCTACTCAAACCGATGCTGATAACAACGCATCGCCACTTGCCAGTCCTTATACAGTAACTAGCGCAACACCTAATATTTTTGCTAGAATTGATAATGCAGATAATGATACTTGTTACACCACAACGACATTCCGATTTGTGATCAGTCCTACGCCTACAGCAAATGCTGTTCAAGATATGATTACTTGTGATGATCCTTCTAATGATGGATCAGAAGTATTTGATCTAACCATGGCAAACGCTCAAGTATTAGCCGGTCAAACACCTAGTGATTTTACCATTACGTATCACACTACGTCTAATGGTGCGATGACAGGAATGGGAACTGATCAAATAACTAACGATACTGCTTATGCGAGTAGCACGACAACACCAGAAACTATTTTTGTAAGAATAGAAGCTGTTGCAAATCCAGTTTGTGCAGATACTACGAGCTTTACATTAACAGTAAGCGAGCAGCCTACTGCTGGTACAGCGATAGACTTAGTAGGATGTGACGATATCAGCAACGATGGTTTTGAAGAATTTGACTTTACATCACAAGATGCTTCCATTTACAATGGTCAAAGTACAGCAGATTTCAATGTGACTTACCACACCAGCCAGGCAGATGCAGATAATGATACCGGAGCATTAAGTTTTCCGTACACCAACGTGAGTAGAGCACAAACCATTTATGCGAGAATTGAAAACGCTTCAAATCAAGATTGTTATGATGTCTCTACCTTTAGAATAGAAGTCTTTGCAAGACCTACGATTGCAAATCAAGGACCTTACACCATTTGTGCTGGAGTACCAGAAACAATCGATGCTGGACCAGGATATTCTAGCTACCTATGGTCTACTGGAGAGATGACACAAACTATAGATGTTTCTTCAGGTGATGATTATACCGTAACCGTTACTAATAGCGATGGTTGTGATAGTACGGCAACGATTACAGTAGTAGAATCTGATGTGGCGGTAATAGAACGTATAGACGTAGGACAGTTTGAAGTAAATACTAATACACTTACTGCGATTGTAACAGGAAGCGGTGATTATGAATTCTCACTTGACAATTTTGTGTATCAAGACAGCCAGAGATTTACAAATCTTTATCCAGGATTCTACACCATCTACGTAAGAGATAAAAACGGTTGTGGAACAGTTTCTATGGATGCAGTAATTATAGGCGGGCCACCATATTTTACACCTAATCAAGATGGTTACCATGACACATGGCAAGTGATCGCTGTAAGTGAGATACCAGATGCGAGCATCTACATCTTTGACCGCTATGGTAAATTACTAAAACAAATAAGTGCCACAGGACCAGGATGGGATGGAACTTATAATGGTAACCCAATGCCATCTAGCGATTACTGGTACCTCGTTGAATTAACTGATGGGAGAAGCTTTAAAGGACATTTTGCACTGAAAAGGTAA
- a CDS encoding AMP-dependent synthetase/ligase has translation MQYKRLFDFPHYQLETFPREDALVSKVQGEWVKTSTKSFVDQANAVSRGLLRLGVQKNDKIAIISTTNRTEWNIMDIGIMQTGAQDVPIYPTISEEDYAYVLNHSESKYVFVSDQEVYDKVMSIKDQVASLKEVYSFNDIAGCRSWNDVKELGKDASNQEELEKIMASIDVEDLATLIYTSGTTGRPKGVMLSHKNIASNAMTCELRLPIVKGKSKALSFLPVCHIYERMLQYLYVYTGTGIYFAESLETISDNLKEVSPEVMSAVPRLLEKVYDKIIAKGTDLTGIKKKLFFWAVELGLEWEPYGANGWWYEKKLGLAKKLIFSKWQEALGGNLLAIASGSAALQPRLARVFNAAGVPVMEGYGLTETSPVISVNDMRDGGFRIGTVGKLIANTDVQIAEDGEIIINGPQRMIGYYKDEEKTNEAIDENGYFHTGDIGEIDKDGFLKITDRKKEMFKTSGGKYVAPQLIENTMKQSRFIEQIMVIGEGEKMPAAFIQPNFEFLEEWAERKEITYKDWKDLCSNERVIERYQREIEEHNEKFGKWERVKMFEITPELWTIEAEHLTPTLKLKRRNIKARYQDLYDKIYGAKI, from the coding sequence ATGCAGTATAAAAGACTTTTTGATTTCCCTCATTATCAGCTAGAGACATTCCCTCGTGAAGATGCTCTTGTTTCAAAAGTTCAAGGTGAATGGGTTAAAACTTCTACTAAATCCTTTGTTGACCAGGCAAATGCCGTTTCAAGAGGTCTATTAAGACTAGGAGTTCAAAAAAACGATAAAATAGCGATTATCTCTACTACTAATAGAACTGAGTGGAATATAATGGATATAGGGATAATGCAAACAGGTGCGCAAGATGTACCTATTTATCCTACCATATCTGAGGAAGATTATGCCTATGTGTTAAATCATAGTGAATCCAAATACGTTTTTGTATCAGATCAAGAGGTTTATGATAAAGTAATGAGCATCAAAGATCAGGTTGCTTCCTTAAAGGAAGTGTACTCGTTTAATGATATTGCAGGATGTAGAAGCTGGAATGATGTAAAGGAGCTAGGAAAAGATGCGAGCAATCAAGAAGAATTAGAGAAAATCATGGCCTCAATTGACGTTGAAGATCTTGCAACTCTTATTTACACATCTGGAACGACTGGTAGACCTAAAGGTGTAATGCTATCTCATAAAAACATCGCTAGTAATGCAATGACTTGTGAGCTAAGACTTCCTATTGTAAAAGGTAAATCAAAAGCATTGAGCTTTTTACCAGTATGTCATATCTATGAACGCATGTTACAATACTTATATGTATACACTGGAACTGGTATTTACTTTGCAGAGTCTTTAGAAACAATTTCTGACAATTTAAAAGAAGTGTCACCTGAGGTAATGAGTGCAGTACCAAGATTACTAGAAAAGGTATATGATAAAATTATAGCCAAAGGAACTGATCTAACTGGAATCAAGAAAAAATTATTCTTCTGGGCTGTTGAGCTTGGATTAGAATGGGAACCTTACGGTGCAAACGGCTGGTGGTACGAGAAAAAGTTAGGACTTGCAAAAAAACTCATCTTCTCTAAATGGCAGGAAGCCTTAGGTGGCAACTTGCTAGCAATTGCTAGTGGTAGCGCTGCTTTACAGCCTAGACTAGCGAGAGTATTTAATGCAGCTGGCGTTCCTGTAATGGAAGGTTATGGACTGACGGAGACCAGTCCTGTAATTTCTGTAAACGATATGCGAGATGGTGGTTTTAGAATAGGTACTGTAGGTAAACTCATTGCAAATACAGACGTACAAATAGCAGAAGACGGAGAAATCATCATTAATGGACCGCAACGTATGATAGGCTACTATAAAGATGAAGAGAAAACTAATGAGGCTATTGATGAAAACGGATATTTCCACACTGGTGATATAGGAGAAATTGATAAAGATGGATTCTTAAAAATTACCGATCGCAAAAAGGAAATGTTTAAAACTTCTGGTGGTAAATACGTAGCTCCACAACTTATAGAAAATACAATGAAACAAAGTCGTTTCATTGAACAGATCATGGTTATAGGTGAAGGTGAGAAAATGCCAGCTGCTTTTATCCAGCCTAACTTTGAATTCCTAGAAGAATGGGCAGAGCGTAAAGAAATAACCTATAAAGACTGGAAAGACCTTTGCAGCAACGAGCGAGTTATAGAAAGATATCAAAGAGAGATCGAAGAACATAATGAGAAGTTTGGTAAATGGGAACGAGTAAAAATGTTTGAAATCACACCAGAACTTTGGACTATTGAAGCAGAGCACCTCACTCCTACACTCAAATTGAAACGTAGGAATATCAAAGCCAGGTATCAAGATCTGTATGATAAAATTTATGGAGCAAAAATTTAA